Proteins from one Nakamurella multipartita DSM 44233 genomic window:
- a CDS encoding class I SAM-dependent methyltransferase, whose amino-acid sequence MAVIDSWWARRPTGAGRAALRAYRHLPRSARVHATIRWWSAPFPRIAAFLPTSGRVLEIGCGHGLFSTYAALAGPGRSVVGVDIDADKIALARQAEAQLPGVDLTFRVAESGAVPTGPWDAIVIVDVLYLLPAPAQRALLHQAAAQLADGGQLLVKEMSPRPRWKAAWNRGQETLAVSVLGITEQDAAGRAAPFDFVDPSTMASWLRDAGLWTAQLRLDRHRLHPHHLVIGRVGPE is encoded by the coding sequence ATGGCAGTGATCGACTCGTGGTGGGCGCGCCGGCCGACCGGCGCCGGCCGGGCCGCGCTGCGCGCCTACCGGCACCTGCCCCGCTCGGCCCGGGTGCACGCCACCATCCGCTGGTGGAGCGCACCCTTCCCCCGGATCGCGGCGTTCCTGCCGACCTCCGGCCGGGTGCTGGAGATCGGCTGCGGGCACGGCCTGTTCAGCACCTACGCGGCGCTGGCCGGGCCGGGTCGCTCGGTGGTCGGGGTGGACATCGACGCCGACAAGATCGCGCTGGCCCGGCAGGCCGAGGCCCAGCTGCCCGGGGTGGACCTGACGTTCCGGGTGGCCGAGTCCGGCGCGGTCCCGACCGGGCCGTGGGACGCGATCGTCATCGTCGACGTGCTCTACCTGCTGCCGGCGCCGGCCCAGCGGGCCCTGCTGCACCAGGCCGCTGCGCAGCTGGCCGACGGAGGGCAGCTGCTGGTCAAGGAGATGAGCCCGCGCCCGCGGTGGAAGGCGGCCTGGAACCGCGGCCAGGAGACCCTCGCCGTCTCGGTGCTGGGTATCACCGAGCAGGATGCCGCCGGCCGGGCCGCCCCGTTCGACTTCGTCGACCCGTCGACGATGGCGTCGTGGCTGCGCGACGCGGGTCTGTGGACGGCGCAGCTGCGGCTGGACCGGCACCGGCTGCACCCGCATCACCTGGTGATCGGCCGCGTCGGCCCGGAGTGA
- a CDS encoding cytochrome c-type biogenesis protein gives MMRARIGAFALAVAATGTLAATVASLPAQATTTASSAQAVGTPVTSANGEATLIVDPTSDLADTGASIKVQGKGFGTDPGGMYVAVCRDAGATPNLDQCVGGPVPTNPTPGAWAHIVASGTGVNVANWNGGGFQVTLALPSVAGGSVDCVKSACALYTVSDDGSEPSLDNRIPLGFKAPTSSAPSTPTSAIVQQVGSPTIAPGATQSVIFSGFKGGEQVNLTLFSEPVTLSPVTADPTGVARVDFVVPADFVDGAHRLEAIGAQSGTVGVASFQVVVPTPTPSPTPTPSPTPSPSPSPTSTSQTSSAASSSSLAPTTAATTTSTDSGGDSGGSNWWIWLILALVVLAGLITWFVVDRRNKEAARAEQERQLADAANRQQPPYDPMADAPTMMMPPADPRPSGPPPGADPYGLLSGRNHPYGVDPNAPTRYDPPAGPTQYIPPDPGQYQSDPTQVIPPGQAGRGQGGPGQGGPGQGGPGRGPAPDWTVPPEFSGGPSERPAGPPTTPQPQSQPPEQGPRTAQFRPDFNDPNGRDPNSDDPNGRDPNSSDESDGPTDTGPRSR, from the coding sequence ATGATGCGGGCTCGAATCGGTGCGTTCGCCCTGGCCGTGGCGGCCACCGGGACCCTGGCGGCGACCGTCGCGTCCCTACCCGCGCAGGCGACCACCACGGCGTCCTCGGCGCAGGCCGTGGGGACCCCGGTGACCAGCGCGAACGGCGAGGCGACGCTGATCGTCGACCCGACCAGCGACCTCGCCGACACCGGTGCCTCGATCAAGGTCCAGGGCAAGGGTTTCGGGACCGATCCCGGCGGCATGTACGTCGCGGTCTGCCGGGACGCCGGGGCCACCCCGAACCTGGACCAGTGCGTCGGCGGGCCCGTCCCGACCAACCCGACCCCGGGGGCGTGGGCGCACATCGTGGCCAGCGGCACCGGGGTCAACGTGGCCAACTGGAACGGGGGCGGCTTCCAGGTGACCCTGGCCCTGCCCTCGGTGGCCGGCGGGTCCGTCGATTGCGTCAAGTCGGCCTGCGCGCTGTACACGGTCAGCGACGACGGCAGCGAGCCATCGCTGGACAACCGGATCCCGCTGGGCTTCAAGGCGCCGACGTCGTCGGCGCCGTCCACGCCGACCAGCGCGATCGTGCAGCAGGTCGGCTCGCCGACCATTGCCCCCGGGGCGACCCAGTCGGTGATCTTCTCCGGCTTCAAGGGCGGTGAGCAGGTCAACCTGACCCTGTTCTCCGAGCCGGTCACCCTGTCGCCGGTCACCGCCGATCCCACCGGGGTGGCCCGGGTCGACTTCGTGGTCCCGGCCGACTTCGTGGACGGCGCGCACCGGTTGGAGGCGATCGGCGCCCAGTCCGGCACGGTCGGGGTGGCCAGCTTCCAGGTGGTCGTGCCGACCCCCACCCCGAGCCCCACGCCGACGCCGAGCCCGACCCCCTCGCCCAGCCCGTCGCCGACGTCGACGAGCCAGACCAGCAGCGCGGCGAGCTCCAGCAGCCTGGCCCCGACGACCGCGGCGACCACGACCAGCACCGACAGCGGGGGCGATTCCGGCGGCTCGAACTGGTGGATCTGGCTGATCCTGGCCCTGGTCGTGCTGGCCGGGCTGATCACCTGGTTCGTCGTCGACCGCCGGAACAAGGAGGCGGCCCGGGCCGAGCAGGAACGGCAGCTGGCGGACGCCGCCAACCGGCAGCAGCCGCCCTACGACCCGATGGCCGACGCGCCGACGATGATGATGCCGCCGGCCGATCCGCGGCCCAGCGGACCGCCGCCGGGGGCCGATCCCTACGGCCTGCTCTCCGGGCGCAACCACCCCTACGGCGTCGACCCGAACGCGCCGACCCGGTACGACCCGCCGGCCGGTCCGACCCAGTACATCCCGCCCGATCCGGGGCAGTACCAAAGCGATCCGACCCAGGTCATCCCGCCGGGTCAGGCCGGCCGGGGTCAGGGCGGTCCGGGTCAGGGCGGTCCGGGTCAGGGTGGTCCGGGTCGGGGTCCGGCCCCCGACTGGACGGTCCCGCCCGAGTTCTCGGGCGGCCCGAGCGAGCGTCCGGCCGGCCCGCCGACGACTCCGCAGCCGCAGTCGCAGCCGCCGGAGCAGGGTCCCCGGACGGCGCAGTTCCGGCCGGACTTCAACGATCCGAACGGCCGCGATCCGAACAGCGACGATCCGAACGGCCGCGACCCGAACAGCAGCGACGAGTCCGACGGCCCGACCGACACCGGCCCGCGGTCCCGCTGA
- a CDS encoding response regulator transcription factor, with product MSGSARLLVVDDEPSLQDIVATSMRFLGYQVAVAGTGREAVRIATDSHPDLIILDVMLPDFDGLEVMKRVRAAGVDSGVVFLSARDTPADKIAGLTAGGDDYVTKPFGLEELAARVAAVLRRVKPDPADDGTLRVADLELDPETYQVTRAGVPIELAPTEYKLLRHLMVNANVVLSRQQLLDAVWGTDFYGDDSVVATYISYLRRKVDATGEPLIHTHRGFGYVLRGPRT from the coding sequence ATGAGTGGTTCGGCGAGGTTGCTGGTGGTCGACGACGAGCCGTCGCTGCAGGACATCGTGGCAACGTCCATGCGATTTCTGGGCTACCAGGTGGCCGTCGCCGGGACGGGCCGCGAGGCGGTTCGGATCGCCACCGACAGCCACCCCGACCTGATCATCCTGGACGTCATGCTGCCCGATTTCGACGGGCTCGAGGTGATGAAGCGGGTCCGCGCCGCCGGCGTGGACTCCGGAGTGGTCTTCCTGTCCGCCCGGGACACCCCGGCCGACAAGATCGCCGGTTTGACCGCCGGCGGCGACGATTACGTGACCAAGCCGTTCGGTCTGGAGGAGCTGGCCGCCCGGGTGGCGGCGGTGCTCCGGCGGGTCAAGCCGGACCCCGCGGACGACGGCACCTTGCGGGTCGCCGACCTGGAGCTGGACCCGGAGACCTACCAGGTCACCCGGGCCGGGGTGCCGATCGAGCTGGCCCCGACCGAGTACAAGTTGCTGCGCCACCTGATGGTCAACGCCAACGTCGTGCTGTCCCGCCAGCAGTTGCTGGACGCGGTCTGGGGCACCGACTTCTACGGCGACGATTCGGTCGTGGCCACCTACATCTCCTACCTGCGCCGCAAGGTCGATGCGACCGGCGAGCCGCTGATCCATACCCACCGCGGGTTCGGCTACGTGCTGCGTGGTCCCCGGACGTGA
- a CDS encoding glycosyltransferase family 2 protein, translating to MTVPLEPEHFAKLSIFFPMWNEELYIHRAIRAAKEICDQLVQDGEIGDYELIVVDDASTDRTGAYADALVEADRRIRVVHHERNRKLGGSIKSGFAAATGDVVLYTDADLPFEMIELVRALRVLRNYEADMVCAYRLDRTGEGLRRAVYSWIYNWLIQLSFGTRLRDINFAFKLSRRRVLEAVELSSEGSFIDAELVVRAQKAGFTILQIGVDYFPRTRGVSTLSSLAVIRQMLGEMARLRSELKAPPTGRPAGR from the coding sequence ATGACGGTACCGCTGGAGCCCGAACACTTCGCCAAACTGTCGATCTTCTTCCCGATGTGGAACGAGGAGCTGTACATCCACCGCGCCATCCGGGCGGCCAAGGAGATCTGCGATCAGCTCGTGCAGGACGGCGAGATCGGCGACTACGAACTGATCGTCGTCGACGACGCGTCCACCGACCGGACCGGCGCGTACGCCGACGCCCTGGTCGAGGCCGATCGGCGGATCCGGGTGGTGCACCACGAGCGCAACCGCAAGCTCGGCGGCAGCATCAAGAGCGGCTTCGCCGCGGCCACCGGCGACGTGGTGCTCTACACCGATGCGGACCTGCCGTTCGAGATGATCGAGCTGGTCCGGGCGTTGCGGGTGCTGCGCAACTATGAGGCCGACATGGTCTGTGCCTACCGGCTCGACCGCACCGGGGAGGGCCTGCGCCGGGCGGTCTACTCGTGGATCTACAACTGGCTCATCCAGCTGTCCTTCGGCACCCGACTGCGCGACATCAACTTCGCGTTCAAGCTGTCCCGGCGCCGGGTGCTGGAGGCGGTGGAGCTGTCCAGCGAGGGCTCGTTCATCGACGCCGAGCTGGTCGTCCGGGCGCAGAAGGCCGGCTTCACCATCCTGCAGATCGGTGTCGACTACTTCCCGCGCACCCGCGGGGTGTCCACCCTGTCCTCGCTGGCGGTGATCCGGCAGATGCTCGGCGAGATGGCCCGGCTGCGCAGCGAGCTCAAGGCGCCGCCGACCGGCCGGCCGGCCGGTCGATGA
- the crcB gene encoding fluoride efflux transporter CrcB, with product MPSLDRRELAAIFVGGALGTLARAGLSQVLPHSPTQWPWATFVVNVVAAALLGYFVTRLQERLPLSSYRRPLLGTGVCGGLSTFSTMQVEILRMIEASAFVLALGYTVASVVAGYAAIHLTTAAVRRVRIRG from the coding sequence CTGCCCTCGTTGGATCGCCGGGAGCTGGCCGCCATCTTCGTCGGCGGCGCCCTGGGCACCCTGGCCCGGGCCGGACTGTCGCAGGTGCTGCCCCACTCGCCGACGCAGTGGCCGTGGGCGACCTTCGTGGTCAACGTGGTGGCAGCCGCCCTGCTGGGGTATTTCGTGACCCGGCTGCAGGAGCGGCTGCCGCTGTCCAGCTACCGGCGCCCGTTGCTGGGCACCGGCGTCTGTGGCGGACTGTCCACCTTCTCCACCATGCAGGTGGAGATCCTGCGGATGATCGAGGCCTCGGCGTTCGTGCTGGCCCTGGGGTACACGGTGGCCAGCGTGGTCGCCGGGTATGCCGCCATCCACCTCACCACCGCCGCGGTGCGCCGGGTCCGGATCCGCGGATGA
- a CDS encoding sensor histidine kinase: MVQPTAVGGARPAGAGPDASGTDPSAAEPSASRRPSPVGTPRRRWTLRARLIALVVATAAVALVAVDIVLPLIMRDAAISTKDATLSAATAAAQKEYGRLTGEILADLTSGSGLKGEVGWSTITQSGITQVLVQAASDEDANPDLTSAEWLNAAATVGDATHGDLRYRAMGFGGVIVNGQPGYLVAWIPMADLDEQLRRLILAELLITAGLLVLLGATASLVIRREMRPLESMATAADAIAQGDLSRRVQESDPGTEIGRLGFAFNDMLDGISSLLDERRRNEDKLRRFIADASHELRTPVAAVRGYTDLYQAGALPDESAVDRAMQRMGFEARRMGALVDDLLTLIQADAENAVGHELVDLNELLTGVVDDAAVIDPTRIWRLAASNGGVDVFGDRLRLHQVFANLLSNIRTHTAEGTVATVSVLPGLDEIAVSVSDDGPGVSDEDLDRLFDRFYRVDPSRSRERGGTGLGLSIVAAIVRGHGGRIAATHTPGGGLTITVVLPRASGTAAVRPARPGGPAGSVDLPET; this comes from the coding sequence ATGGTGCAGCCCACGGCGGTCGGCGGTGCCCGGCCCGCCGGGGCCGGTCCGGACGCCAGCGGCACCGATCCGTCGGCCGCCGAGCCGTCGGCCTCGCGCCGGCCGTCGCCGGTGGGTACCCCGCGTCGCCGGTGGACGTTGCGGGCCCGGCTGATCGCGCTGGTCGTGGCGACCGCGGCGGTCGCCCTGGTCGCGGTGGACATCGTGCTGCCGCTGATCATGCGCGACGCGGCGATCAGCACCAAGGACGCCACCCTGTCGGCGGCCACCGCGGCCGCGCAGAAGGAGTACGGCCGGCTGACCGGCGAGATCCTGGCCGACCTGACCAGCGGGTCGGGCCTCAAGGGCGAGGTCGGCTGGTCCACGATCACCCAGTCCGGGATCACCCAGGTGCTGGTCCAGGCGGCCAGCGACGAGGACGCCAATCCCGATCTGACCTCGGCGGAGTGGCTCAACGCCGCGGCCACCGTCGGCGATGCCACTCACGGCGACCTGCGGTACCGGGCGATGGGCTTCGGTGGCGTCATCGTCAACGGCCAACCCGGCTACCTGGTGGCCTGGATCCCGATGGCCGACCTGGACGAGCAGCTGCGCCGGCTCATCCTGGCCGAGCTGCTGATCACCGCCGGGCTGCTGGTGCTGTTGGGTGCCACCGCCAGCCTGGTGATCCGGCGGGAGATGCGGCCGCTGGAGTCGATGGCCACGGCCGCCGACGCCATCGCCCAGGGCGATCTGAGCCGGCGGGTGCAGGAGTCCGATCCCGGCACCGAGATCGGCCGGCTCGGGTTCGCCTTCAACGACATGCTGGACGGCATCTCCTCCCTGCTGGACGAGCGCCGGCGCAACGAGGACAAGCTGCGCCGATTCATCGCCGACGCCTCGCACGAGCTGCGCACCCCGGTGGCCGCCGTGCGTGGCTACACCGACCTGTATCAGGCCGGAGCGCTCCCGGACGAGAGCGCGGTCGACCGGGCGATGCAGCGGATGGGTTTCGAGGCCCGGCGGATGGGCGCGCTGGTCGACGACCTGCTCACCCTGATCCAGGCCGACGCGGAGAACGCGGTCGGGCACGAGCTGGTCGACCTGAACGAGCTGCTCACCGGGGTGGTCGACGACGCCGCGGTGATCGACCCGACCCGGATCTGGCGGTTGGCGGCCAGCAACGGCGGCGTGGACGTGTTCGGCGACCGGCTGCGGCTGCACCAGGTGTTCGCCAACCTGCTGTCCAACATCCGCACGCACACCGCGGAGGGGACGGTGGCCACCGTCTCCGTGCTGCCCGGCCTGGACGAGATCGCGGTCAGCGTGAGCGACGACGGGCCCGGGGTGAGCGACGAGGACCTGGACCGCCTGTTCGACCGGTTCTACCGGGTCGACCCGTCGCGCAGCCGCGAACGCGGCGGCACCGGGCTCGGCCTGTCCATCGTGGCGGCGATCGTGCGCGGCCACGGCGGCCGGATCGCGGCCACCCACACCCCCGGCGGGGGCCTGACCATCACGGTGGTGCTGCCCCGCGCGTCGGGGACCGCGGCGGTGCGCCCGGCCCGCCCGGGCGGCCCCGCCGGTTCGGTTGACCTGCCCGAAACCTGA
- a CDS encoding ChbG/HpnK family deacetylase, whose protein sequence is MTSLLVVSADDFGLTDGVCRAVLRGHREGIVTATSLLAVGRSFDLAVRMLADHPGLDVGAHLAIVGEDPPLLSAREIPTLVDRRGAFPLSYRTVVARAATGRLDPADVRREFTAQLARIRSAGVRVTHLDTHQHTHLWPSVGRVVLDLAADAGANGSAVAVRTPRSGSGWPPVGMAVNLLAAGLRRRVDRAGVPTTAAYAGLDQAGAMDAAAFRAAVTELTGSGDAGRGPSTVEINTHPGEAGDPDLGRFDWGGYHWSEELAMLCDPATRALITSLGYTLGSFNDLIGGTAAWQ, encoded by the coding sequence ATGACCAGCCTGCTGGTGGTCTCGGCCGACGATTTCGGGTTGACCGACGGGGTTTGCCGGGCCGTCCTGCGTGGGCACCGGGAGGGCATCGTCACGGCCACCTCCCTGCTGGCCGTGGGCCGCTCGTTCGACCTGGCCGTGCGCATGCTGGCCGACCACCCGGGGCTCGACGTCGGGGCGCACCTGGCCATCGTCGGCGAGGACCCGCCGTTGCTGTCGGCGCGGGAGATCCCGACTCTGGTCGACCGCCGCGGGGCGTTCCCCCTGAGCTACCGGACGGTCGTCGCCCGGGCGGCGACGGGCCGGCTCGATCCCGCGGACGTGCGCCGCGAGTTCACCGCCCAGCTGGCCCGGATCCGGTCGGCCGGGGTGAGGGTCACCCACCTGGACACCCACCAGCACACGCACCTGTGGCCGTCGGTGGGGCGGGTCGTCCTGGACCTGGCCGCCGACGCCGGGGCGAACGGCTCGGCCGTGGCCGTGCGGACCCCGCGCAGCGGATCCGGGTGGCCGCCCGTCGGAATGGCCGTGAACCTGCTCGCCGCCGGCCTGCGCCGGCGGGTGGACCGGGCCGGCGTGCCGACCACGGCGGCCTATGCCGGTCTGGACCAGGCCGGCGCGATGGACGCCGCCGCGTTCCGGGCCGCGGTCACCGAGCTGACCGGGTCCGGGGACGCCGGCCGGGGACCGTCCACCGTGGAGATCAACACCCATCCGGGCGAGGCCGGCGACCCGGACCTGGGACGCTTCGACTGGGGCGGCTATCACTGGTCGGAGGAACTGGCCATGCTGTGCGACCCGGCCACCCGCGCCCTGATCACCAGCCTGGGTTACACCCTGGGCTCCTTCAACGACCTGATCGGCGGGACGGCGGCATGGCAGTGA
- the crcB gene encoding fluoride efflux transporter CrcB, whose protein sequence is MNVLVWAGVVLIGGAGSVLRFLVDGMVSRRTGRAFPYGTLVVNISGAIVLGLLTGLALTGDAALLAGTAAVGSYTTFSTWMLESQRLTEERQTRKAGLNILVSLVLGVAAAALGQAVGTALR, encoded by the coding sequence ATGAACGTGCTGGTGTGGGCGGGCGTGGTGCTGATCGGAGGCGCTGGCTCGGTGCTGCGCTTCCTGGTCGACGGAATGGTGTCCCGGCGGACCGGACGGGCGTTCCCGTACGGGACGCTGGTGGTGAACATCAGCGGGGCGATCGTGCTGGGCCTGCTCACCGGGCTGGCCCTGACCGGCGACGCCGCGTTGCTGGCCGGGACGGCCGCGGTCGGCTCCTACACCACCTTCTCCACCTGGATGCTGGAGTCGCAGCGCCTCACCGAGGAACGGCAGACCCGTAAGGCGGGACTGAACATCCTGGTCAGCCTGGTCCTCGGGGTGGCCGCCGCGGCGCTGGGCCAGGCCGTCGGGACGGCGCTGCGATGA
- a CDS encoding IS110 family RNA-guided transposase — protein sequence MTKQVEEILDEPHEQIVQRVCAIDVGKDSGTVCVRVPAASGTGRRVSKVWDVPARTRAVLGLAAQLSDQGIEKVTLESTSDYWRIWFYLLEAHGLDVQLVNARDVKNVPGRPKTDKLDSVWLAKLTEKGLLRPSFVPSAQVRQLRDYTRMRADLTGDRTRYWQRLEKLLEDALIKVTSVASRIDTLSVRDMIEALIAGQRDPRVLAGMARGRMRLKHADLVESLTGQFDDHHAELARMLLHQIDTLTDQIDVLTARIEALLARLPAGNTPDPDRPAPDGQTRPGTRANAPADEAAQRRTPPTAADMIKILDQIPGIGPSNAQVIIAEIGLDMSRFPTAGHLVSWTRLCPRTIQSGKRSTTGKTGKGNRYLRAVLGEAAATGGKTQTFLGERYRRLIKRRGKLKTIVAIARSILVIIWHLLANPGTTFHDLGVDFNDQRIDIGRRTRNHVRQLEALGFNVTLTAAA from the coding sequence ATGACCAAACAGGTCGAGGAGATCCTCGACGAACCCCATGAACAGATCGTGCAGCGGGTCTGCGCGATCGACGTGGGCAAGGACTCGGGCACAGTCTGCGTTCGCGTACCAGCCGCGTCCGGGACGGGTCGGCGAGTGAGCAAAGTCTGGGACGTCCCGGCCCGAACCAGAGCGGTCCTGGGCCTGGCCGCACAGCTGTCAGACCAGGGCATCGAGAAGGTGACCCTGGAATCGACCTCGGACTACTGGCGGATCTGGTTCTATCTGCTGGAAGCTCATGGCCTGGACGTGCAGTTGGTCAATGCCCGCGATGTCAAGAACGTCCCCGGTCGCCCCAAAACGGACAAGCTGGACAGTGTGTGGTTGGCCAAGCTCACCGAGAAGGGGCTGTTGCGTCCATCGTTCGTGCCATCAGCGCAGGTCCGGCAGTTGCGCGACTACACCCGGATGCGGGCCGATCTGACCGGCGACCGGACCAGGTACTGGCAACGGCTGGAGAAGCTGCTGGAGGACGCCCTGATCAAGGTCACCTCCGTGGCGAGCAGGATCGACACCCTGTCCGTCCGGGACATGATTGAGGCCCTGATCGCGGGCCAGCGGGACCCGCGGGTTCTGGCCGGCATGGCCCGCGGCCGGATGCGGCTCAAGCACGCCGACCTGGTCGAGTCGCTGACCGGTCAGTTCGACGATCATCACGCCGAGCTGGCCCGGATGCTGCTGCATCAGATCGACACGCTGACCGATCAGATCGACGTCCTGACCGCACGCATCGAGGCACTCCTGGCCAGGTTGCCGGCCGGTAACACCCCCGATCCGGACCGCCCCGCACCGGATGGCCAAACTCGGCCCGGTACGAGGGCGAACGCACCCGCCGACGAGGCGGCCCAGCGCCGGACACCGCCGACGGCCGCAGACATGATCAAGATCCTGGACCAGATACCCGGGATCGGCCCAAGCAACGCACAGGTCATCATCGCCGAGATCGGGCTGGACATGAGCCGGTTCCCGACCGCTGGCCATCTGGTGTCCTGGACCCGGCTGTGCCCCCGCACGATCCAGTCCGGGAAACGATCAACAACCGGTAAGACCGGCAAGGGCAACCGTTACCTGCGCGCCGTGCTCGGTGAAGCGGCCGCGACCGGCGGCAAGACCCAAACCTTCCTGGGAGAACGCTATCGACGCCTGATCAAACGCCGCGGCAAACTCAAAACGATCGTCGCCATCGCCCGATCCATCCTTGTCATCATCTGGCACCTGCTCGCCAACCCCGGCACGACCTTCCACGACCTCGGCGTCGACTTCAACGACCAACGCATCGACATCGGACGCCGAACCCGTAACCACGTCCGGCAACTCGAAGCCCTCGGCTTCAACGTCACCCTGACCGCGGCCGCCTAA
- a CDS encoding PhoH family protein: protein MTASDREPSVVTRRSAREIAAEAAESADRVAPEGARCTYVIDTSVLLSDPWALNRFDEHEVVLPLVVIGELEAKRHHPELGYFARQALRLLDTLRIEHGRLDAPVPVGTAGGTLHVELNHTDATVLPAGFRNDSNDSRILACALNLAKERPAGRVILVSKDMPLRVKASAVGLAADEYRAQDIVPSGWTGMAEVPVSAEQVDTLFHAGLADVDEARELPCHTGIKLVGPSSSALGRVTAGKQVRLVRGEREAFGLRGRSAEQRIALDLLMDDQVGIVSLGGRAGTGKSALALCAGLELVMERRAHRKVVVFRPLYAVGGQELGYLPGSENDKMQPWAQAVFDTLSAVASQAVIDEVIERGMLEVLPLTHIRGRSLHDSFVIVDEAQSLERNVLLTVLSRLGTNSRVVLTHDVAQRDNLRVGRHDGVAAVIETLKGHPLFAHVTLTRSERSPIAALVTELLEQPEHS, encoded by the coding sequence ATGACCGCGTCCGACAGGGAGCCGTCCGTGGTCACACGCAGGTCTGCCCGAGAAATCGCCGCCGAAGCCGCCGAGTCGGCTGATCGTGTCGCGCCGGAGGGGGCGCGCTGCACGTACGTCATCGACACATCCGTTCTGCTGTCCGATCCCTGGGCGCTGAACCGCTTCGACGAGCACGAGGTGGTGCTGCCGCTGGTGGTGATCGGTGAGCTGGAGGCCAAGCGGCATCATCCCGAGCTGGGTTACTTCGCCCGGCAGGCGCTGCGCCTGCTGGACACCCTGCGCATCGAGCACGGCCGGCTGGACGCGCCGGTGCCGGTCGGCACGGCCGGCGGGACCCTGCACGTCGAGCTCAACCACACCGACGCCACCGTGCTGCCCGCGGGATTCCGCAACGACAGCAACGACTCCCGCATCCTGGCCTGCGCGCTGAACCTGGCCAAGGAACGGCCGGCCGGACGGGTCATCCTGGTCTCCAAGGACATGCCGCTGCGGGTGAAGGCCTCCGCGGTGGGTCTGGCCGCCGACGAGTACCGGGCGCAGGACATCGTGCCCTCCGGCTGGACCGGGATGGCCGAGGTGCCGGTCTCGGCCGAGCAGGTCGACACGCTGTTCCACGCCGGTCTGGCCGACGTCGACGAGGCCCGCGAGCTGCCCTGTCACACCGGGATCAAGCTGGTCGGGCCGTCCAGTTCGGCGCTCGGCCGGGTGACCGCCGGCAAGCAGGTCCGCCTGGTCCGGGGCGAGCGGGAGGCGTTCGGCCTGCGCGGCCGCTCGGCCGAGCAGCGGATCGCCCTCGACCTGCTGATGGACGACCAGGTCGGCATCGTCTCGCTCGGCGGGCGGGCCGGCACCGGCAAGTCGGCCCTGGCGTTGTGTGCCGGGCTGGAACTGGTGATGGAGCGCCGGGCCCACCGCAAGGTGGTTGTCTTCCGGCCCCTGTACGCGGTCGGCGGGCAGGAGCTGGGCTACCTGCCGGGCAGCGAGAACGACAAGATGCAGCCCTGGGCGCAGGCGGTGTTCGACACGCTCTCGGCGGTGGCCTCGCAGGCCGTCATCGACGAGGTCATCGAACGCGGCATGCTCGAGGTGCTGCCGCTGACCCACATCCGGGGCCGGTCGCTGCACGACTCGTTCGTCATCGTCGACGAGGCGCAGTCGCTGGAACGCAACGTGCTGCTCACCGTCCTGTCCCGGCTGGGCACCAACTCACGGGTGGTGCTGACCCACGACGTCGCCCAGCGGGACAACCTGCGGGTCGGCCGGCACGACGGCGTCGCCGCCGTCATCGAGACGCTCAAGGGGCACCCGCTGTTCGCGCACGTGACGCTGACCCGCTCGGAGCGTTCGCCGATCGCCGCCCTGGTCACCGAGCTGCTGGAGCAACCCGAGCACAGCTGA